The Longimicrobium sp. genome contains a region encoding:
- a CDS encoding isoprenylcysteine carboxylmethyltransferase family protein, with the protein MRKPLAAAISAVFFALAPGVVAGAVPWWLTGWRLGLPLGSWLPVRLVGALLLVTSVPVLVHAFARFVAQGRGTPAPVAPTERLVVTGAYRYVRNPMYLAVLAAIVGQAMLLWQGVLLTYAAVTCAFFVAFVKAYEEPTLARQFGEQYAAYRRAVPGWWPRRRPWAGPLDG; encoded by the coding sequence ATGCGAAAACCGCTGGCGGCGGCCATCAGCGCGGTGTTCTTCGCGCTGGCGCCGGGCGTGGTGGCGGGGGCGGTCCCGTGGTGGCTCACCGGGTGGCGGCTGGGCCTGCCGCTCGGCTCCTGGCTGCCGGTGCGGCTCGTGGGTGCTCTCCTCCTGGTGACGAGCGTGCCGGTGCTGGTGCACGCGTTCGCCCGCTTCGTCGCGCAGGGGAGGGGAACGCCGGCCCCGGTCGCGCCGACGGAGCGGCTCGTGGTGACCGGGGCCTACCGCTACGTGCGCAACCCGATGTACCTGGCGGTGCTGGCCGCGATCGTCGGCCAGGCGATGCTGCTCTGGCAGGGCGTGCTCCTGACGTACGCCGCCGTGACGTGCGCGTTCTTCGTGGCGTTCGTGAAGGCGTACGAGGAGCCCACGCTCGCGCGGCAGTTCGGCGAGCAGTACGCGGCGTACCGGCGGGCGGTGCCGGGGTGGTGGCCGCGCCGGCGCCCCTGGGCCGGACCGCTCGACGGGTGA
- a CDS encoding multicopper oxidase family protein has protein sequence MIPARRLTLALLLGAAALSAAPRLRAQADGAPLCASTDTAATAPSRDLYCLDLVPVPGLRQASGTVELGTVPSPFGVALTADGRHLYDLSITLRDLPPPASLGPYTTYVAWAAPPSLEPMLRLGAVAAGRTRLGRVALNKFLVFVSAEPSADAPRRTGPLVLRGASPSMRMGDTHLLGLGSGSAAHEHHSAASGWPMPPPPDPRVAPMPMPGLENAVPAAAPYLPGEGVDPARLPLARPRELRDLADGDTLRLEAGLVRRRLKGRNLVMFAFNGQHPGPLVRVPQGATLFVDFRNATEWPTAVHWHGVRLDNAFDGVPHLTQELVEPGGRFLYRVHFRDAGIYWYHPHHRADLLQDLGLAGNLLVRPSEPGYYGPAHREEVLMLDDLLLGEAGLVPYGRERATHAVMGRFGNVPLVNGEPRWRLDARRGEVVRFHLTNASNVRVFNLSFAGARMKVVATDVGRFEREEWVESVAISPAERYVVDVRFDAPGEHALLNRVQALDHGADRFFAAEDTLGTVHVSATPATPDLADAFERLREHGEVIREVERYRRHFGRAPDLELVLTLENRGLPLALEQLLRLDAPYFNPVEWAGTMPMMDWLPTTGQVRWVLREPATGRENEGVGWRFRVGDVVKVRFHNDRAALHAMQHPMHVHGQRFLVLAVNGVPTANRAWKDTVLVPVGATVDVLLELSNPGRWMLHCHVSEHLEAGMQTVFEVR, from the coding sequence ATGATCCCCGCCCGCCGTCTCACCCTCGCGCTGCTGCTCGGCGCGGCCGCGCTGTCCGCCGCGCCTCGGCTCCGCGCCCAGGCGGACGGGGCGCCGCTCTGCGCGTCGACGGACACGGCGGCGACCGCGCCCAGCCGCGACCTGTACTGCCTGGACCTGGTCCCCGTGCCGGGGCTGCGCCAGGCGTCGGGCACCGTGGAGCTGGGCACGGTGCCCTCGCCCTTCGGCGTCGCGCTCACGGCGGACGGGCGGCACCTCTACGATCTCTCGATCACGCTGCGGGACCTGCCCCCGCCCGCGTCGCTCGGGCCCTACACCACCTACGTGGCCTGGGCGGCGCCGCCGTCGCTGGAGCCGATGCTCCGGCTGGGCGCGGTGGCCGCGGGCCGCACCCGGCTCGGGCGCGTGGCGCTCAACAAGTTCCTGGTCTTCGTCAGCGCCGAGCCCTCGGCCGACGCGCCCCGGCGCACCGGCCCGCTGGTGCTGCGCGGCGCCTCGCCGAGCATGCGGATGGGCGACACGCACCTGCTCGGGCTCGGGTCGGGCTCCGCCGCGCACGAGCACCACTCCGCGGCAAGCGGCTGGCCGATGCCGCCGCCCCCGGACCCCCGCGTGGCGCCGATGCCGATGCCGGGGCTGGAGAACGCCGTCCCCGCCGCGGCGCCGTACCTGCCGGGCGAGGGCGTCGATCCCGCCCGCCTCCCCCTGGCGCGCCCCCGCGAGCTGCGCGACCTGGCGGACGGGGACACGCTGCGGCTGGAGGCCGGCCTGGTGCGGCGGCGGCTCAAGGGGCGGAACCTGGTGATGTTCGCCTTCAACGGCCAGCACCCGGGGCCGCTGGTCCGCGTCCCGCAGGGCGCCACCCTCTTCGTCGACTTCCGCAACGCCACCGAATGGCCGACGGCGGTCCACTGGCACGGCGTGCGGCTGGACAACGCCTTCGACGGCGTCCCCCACCTCACGCAGGAGCTGGTGGAGCCCGGCGGGCGCTTCCTCTACCGGGTCCACTTCCGCGACGCCGGGATCTACTGGTACCACCCGCACCACCGCGCCGACCTGCTGCAGGACCTGGGGCTGGCGGGGAACCTCCTGGTGCGCCCCTCCGAGCCCGGCTACTACGGGCCGGCGCACCGCGAGGAGGTGCTCATGCTCGACGACCTCCTGCTGGGCGAGGCCGGGCTGGTGCCGTACGGGCGGGAGCGCGCCACCCACGCGGTGATGGGGCGCTTCGGCAACGTGCCGCTCGTCAACGGCGAGCCGCGCTGGCGCCTCGACGCGCGGCGGGGCGAGGTGGTCCGCTTCCACCTCACCAACGCCAGCAACGTCCGGGTCTTCAACCTCTCCTTCGCCGGGGCGCGCATGAAGGTGGTGGCCACCGACGTGGGGCGCTTCGAGCGCGAGGAGTGGGTGGAGAGCGTGGCGATCTCCCCGGCCGAGCGCTACGTGGTGGACGTGCGCTTCGACGCGCCGGGCGAGCACGCCCTCCTCAACCGCGTCCAGGCGCTGGACCACGGCGCGGACCGCTTCTTCGCGGCCGAAGACACCCTGGGCACCGTCCACGTCTCCGCCACGCCGGCCACGCCCGACCTCGCCGACGCGTTCGAACGGCTGCGCGAGCACGGCGAGGTGATCCGCGAGGTCGAGCGCTACCGGCGCCACTTCGGCCGCGCGCCCGACCTGGAGCTGGTGCTGACGCTGGAGAACCGCGGGCTGCCCCTCGCCCTGGAGCAGCTCCTCCGGCTCGACGCGCCGTACTTCAACCCGGTCGAGTGGGCCGGCACCATGCCGATGATGGACTGGCTCCCCACCACCGGCCAGGTGCGCTGGGTGCTGCGCGAGCCGGCCACCGGGCGCGAGAACGAGGGCGTGGGCTGGCGCTTCCGCGTGGGCGACGTGGTGAAGGTCCGCTTCCACAACGACCGCGCCGCGCTGCACGCCATGCAGCACCCGATGCACGTGCACGGGCAGCGCTTCCTGGTGCTGGCCGTCAACGGCGTCCCCACCGCCAACCGCGCCTGGAAGGACACGGTGCTGGTGCCGGTGGGCGCCACCGTCGACGTGCTGCTGGAGCTCTCCAACCCGGGGCGCTGGATGCTGCACTGCCACGTCTCCGAGCACCTGGAGGCCGGGATGCAGACGGTCTTCGAGGTGCGGTGA